The window AAGAATGACCGACTGCATAGTGTTAAGTGTGAATAAAACGGTGTTTCACACAGCATGTTCAATATATACGATTAATCAACAGAAAAGCGAAGAGTATTATAGAGAATATGATACTCTGTGACTTGACTGAAGGAAAAGGGGACTATGGTGAGTGGTGAGGCATGTCACGTCACCGTTGTCTAATCCATTTTCAGTTAACCAATGGACCGTAAACAAATATTGGCCTTTTATTATGAAATATGGACCGTTTCACATATCTTCAGAAACCACCATTGGCCCCTATTGTTTTCTATCGCCTCCCAATTCACTCGGAGTTACTCTCCCCTTTCACCTCCTCCCTAATATAGGCGTCCCACTTTCATGATTCATAAAGCTCCATCATTTCATGATTCAGTGGAGAGTATGAGTGCTTGCAAGATATTTGATCAAAATGGTGCATGGCTACGGAGAAGTAAGGGTTTTTGGTGTCGAGACATTGATCTAAAAATTATGTGAACCGAAAAGGGTACTTTCCACTTTAAAAACTGTATTTGTTGTGTGTTACTTCGAAATTTAGGAGAAACAAAGTCGTTATTTCTCGATCATTTCTACGCTGGCTGGAAAGGAGTCTTCTCAGATTTCAAGGAAGAGAAAAAGTCTATTAGATAGTGAAGGTATATgtgtgtcaaaaaaaaaaaaaagatagtgaagatatatatatatatttttttgataaaagaagtgaagatatatttttgtaaccttGGATTATATTCATCTGTAAAGTTCTTTAATCCGTATAAGTGCGTAATGTTTATGTACATTGGTTATATTGTAAGTTTTGAAGGAAATGATAGAAGACTAAGTAAATTGGTGACAAAACAGAGAAAGGTTTCTTATACTATCATGAGAGAAGAATCAAACCTTTCGCCGATCCTTCAAAAAGTTCATAGGACCCGTTGATTTCCTGCAAGTGAAACTTTAGAATTCGTTGCACCTTTATTTTTGCTGATTGTTATAATTCTATCACAGATGGTTCTTTGGACTCCTCTGTCAAACTCGTTAAGAACGTAACCTCCTAAATCTGCTTAAACCAGTGAGAGTATGAAACGTTCTTCTCTTAGAACAATTGGAAGACATGGGACGTTTTTCTTAAAAGCAGACAGAGAGTGGTCGGGAAATTATAGGGACTAGAAAATTAGTGTTACATAGATCTCAGCTGAGCCATAAGTATATATCATCGTTGTCTTCCATGTTTGAAACTAACCAAGCGTTTCTTGTTTTAGCGAGACCTTTTACATTTTTCATTTTGAACAacgattgacaaaaaaaattataaagtgtTTTGGTCAACTCTAGATGTTTCTCTCGTTATAAGTTTgcagagatatatatatatatatatatatatataaatttatgaatgTATGGTCACGCTCAGAGAATATAAAAGAGCCATCTGCATTATCGaactgaaatttattttgattagtTAGTTAAGGAACTACAACAACCAGTTCGTATTCGGTTAAGAAATATTCGGCTAGAATAACTGACGAACTGTTGCACCAGTCGGAGTAGGAGTAGCAAGCTTTCCTTGCATCCAAGTCTGAAGCATTTGCAAAGAAGCCTTTGGCTGATCCATAGGAACCATGTGTCCAGCATCATGAACCTGCCCCAAAATTGAAACTATCAAAAACAGGAAGAAGGAAGTCCACTTCAATTGTATTTACATTAGTAATAGGTTTGGTTCATCGGCTTTATTCGGTTTACCTTAAGAAAAGTGAGAGGACCGTGATTCTTCATTAGCCCAGCTTCCTTCCCATCTACCAAGAACGGGACTCTCTTGGCTGATCCATACTCCTTCTGGTTTGACCAGTTTAGCTGATCAACCCACCTGGAGTTGCCTGTATAtaccaaataaattatatcaatcAATGCAAATGAAACTGCACCCACGACCTTTTGTTCTGTTCCACGTTCATAACCTAAGCCATAACTAAATTAAGAAACATACGATGAATCTTATTCTCACCAAGCCAGTTACATATGATATCGAATTCTCCTGCATAGACAAGGAGACTGATTCCATCTTCAAGAAGCCGTGGAATCTTGTCAGCAAGATTTACCATCCAATCATTTAGCATTGCTTTATAAACTGTGGTACTACACGACACAAAGTCGATGTTTCCAACTCCTAGAGCTTTGCGTACTTTCTTTTGGTTCAAAAATGCTTCCATTTTCGAAAAGTCATAGCACAAGCTTCCAACACACTTTTTCCTTAAGtcataaaacttcaaaataaccCATAATATATTTGTCAAAACTCATATATAGAGAAATGGTTCAGTTGGTGTGTTGTTCTGTATAACTACGCTTACATTTGTGCCTTCTATTTTGGACATTATCTGGGTGAATATGTCGTTGCAATCTACGAAAGCATAACTACATTCTTCACCACCATTAAGGTCTgaaattgattttaaaaaaaaaacagattttagACTCGAAAAGTTTTTTtccaaacccaaatccaaaaatattcgAAACAAATAGATTTTATGGAAGTTACTGCATTTTTTGATGGAACTTTGACAAAAAACATAGTCTTGCTTGAGACTCTCATGATCAGACTCAGAGATCAACTTCATTTCCAGGGCATAATCCCCATATGCACCATATTGAATCTCCGGGTTGGTTAAACCGTTACCAATcgcaaaaccctaattttaaacCGAGATTAAACCAGATGTTTGATCATTAAAGAAAAGCTAATGAAAGACTTACCTTAAGGTTGATTGGAATCCCTTCCTTATTCTTGTTTCCGTTGTGAACTCGTGAAGCCAAAGCAGGGACGTAGTGACCAGCATATGATTCACCCGTGATATAGAAATCATTTTTTGCATACTTCGGGTGTTCTTTGAAAAAGGCctacaaaaattcaaatataaaaagcTCAAACCATTACAATTCGAAGAACATTCATTTTGAAATGTTTGAACAACAGTCAGACCTGTAAGAAATCGTAGAGATCATTGCTCACACCAGTCTCGTCGTGGCGAAGATCGCTTTGGTCCGATGTGTAACTGAAACCAGTCCCGACCGGTTGGTCCACGTATATTAGATTGGATACCTATTGGAACAAAAGTAGTTGAGTAATAAGAATATTGAATGTTCCTTGAGTAACAAGAAAGAGTAGTTGAgttatagtaatttttttatattaaatatgtttctTTCGTAAGAAGATATAAGCTTTTCCTATCTAAACTAAACCAACCAAACAACTAACCTTGTCCCAACCAAAATCGTtccaagaaagagagagatcatCCGATATTGTGAACGGACCGTTCTCATAGAACAGAGCCACACTGCTACTACAACCCGGTCCACCAGATAACCAAATCACAACCGGATCGGTGTTGTTGGTCCGTGACTCAAAGAAGAAATAGAACATCCTGTTAGAAAACAACATGCAccccaaaaccaaaacaaaatcaattgGTCTACTTAAAACACAAGGAATTAAACCGGATTAAGTTTTAACGTGTTTAAAATATTACTTAGCTGATTTAGTATGAGTGAGGCTGTAGTAACCGCCATAGTGGCCGAATTGTTGGACAGAAGGACCACCTATAGTGTTTCTTATACCGATGGTTTCCGGAAAATTGATTTGGCTTTCAATGAGTCGGGGAACATCAGGGCTTCCCTTTGCGATGACATTGACGTCATGGTCAGGCATTAGATTGAAGGACTTGATCAGCCTCTCCGCATTACGGCTCACTAAACTTGCAGACGATGAGCAGTTTGAGGGTTTGTTTAGGATCCTTGAGGAAGTTGAGTGAGAAAAATGAGAGAAAATGACAATAAAGAGGATAAAATGGAGAAGAAATGATTTCGCTTCCATCTTTTCCTTAGTGGTTTGTTAGAGAGTTTGAGGTTTTGGTGTGGAAAGAGAAGTATTTATAGAGTTGGCATGcgttgtatttaatttatttataaccaATTAGTCGTGTCAAGAAAAGATAAATGGaagatatttttctaaaatatttctagATATTTTATATTACTTTGTTAACTTGATATGTTTCCTAAGTTTAGGGATGTggaatattaagaaaacaaaatcctAGTAATACAAAAAAGCATTCtctacaaaaaagaaaaaatcaaaggAATTTCTCCAATATCACAAAAATCCA of the Brassica rapa cultivar Chiifu-401-42 chromosome A03, CAAS_Brap_v3.01, whole genome shotgun sequence genome contains:
- the LOC117132454 gene encoding serine carboxypeptidase-like 47 isoform X2; its protein translation is MEAKSFLLHFILFIVIFSHFSHSTSSRILNKPSNCSSSASLVSRNAERLIKSFNLMPDHDVNVIAKGSPDVPRLIESQINFPETIGIRNTIGGPSVQQFGHYGGYYSLTHTKSAKMFYFFFESRTNNTDPVVIWLSGGPGCSSSVALFYENGPFTISDDLSLSWNDFGWDKVSNLIYVDQPVGTGFSYTSDQSDLRHDETGVSNDLYDFLQAFFKEHPKYAKNDFYITGESYAGHYVPALASRVHNGNKNKEGIPINLKGFAIGNGLTNPEIQYGAYGDYALEMKLISESDHESLKQDYVFCQSSIKKCNLNGGEECSYAFVDCNDIFTQIMSKIEGTNFYDLRKKCVGSLCYDFSKMEAFLNQKKVRKALGVGNIDFVSCSTTVYKAMLNDWMVNLADKIPRLLEDGISLLVYAGEFDIICNWLGNSRWVDQLNWSNQKEYGSAKRVPFLVDGKEAGLMKNHGPLTFLKVHDAGHMVPMDQPKASLQMLQTWMQGKLATPTPTGATVRQLF
- the LOC117132454 gene encoding serine carboxypeptidase-like 47 isoform X1 encodes the protein MEAKSFLLHFILFIVIFSHFSHSTSSRILNKPSNCSSSASLVSRNAERLIKSFNLMPDHDVNVIAKGSPDVPRLIESQINFPETIGIRNTIGGPSVQQFGHYGGYYSLTHTKSAKMFYFFFESRTNNTDPVVIWLSGGPGCSSSVALFYENGPFTISDDLSLSWNDFGWDKVSNLIYVDQPVGTGFSYTSDQSDLRHDETGVSNDLYDFLQAFFKEHPKYAKNDFYITGESYAGHYVPALASRVHNGNKNKEGIPINLKGFAIGNGLTNPEIQYGAYGDYALEMKLISESDHESLKQDYVFCQSSIKKCSNFHKIYLFRIFLDLGLEKNFSSLKSVFFLKSISDLNGGEECSYAFVDCNDIFTQIMSKIEGTNFYDLRKKCVGSLCYDFSKMEAFLNQKKVRKALGVGNIDFVSCSTTVYKAMLNDWMVNLADKIPRLLEDGISLLVYAGEFDIICNWLGNSRWVDQLNWSNQKEYGSAKRVPFLVDGKEAGLMKNHGPLTFLKVHDAGHMVPMDQPKASLQMLQTWMQGKLATPTPTGATVRQLF